The Pleurodeles waltl isolate 20211129_DDA chromosome 6, aPleWal1.hap1.20221129, whole genome shotgun sequence genome has a segment encoding these proteins:
- the LOC138299282 gene encoding telethonin-like, protein MSGRTVVLRGAGMLSTAELSCQVREENKARRECYTAEWRDLSLSSRAEKGCSMREADDHQKETYTKCHEVQFLVQRSPWNIMKLGHLGEVQTEYHLPYQRALPLPIFKPVNLSGKTERVPTPQELRRMMAFERALSHPGDGLCRNKKTISEITRDLPQVIQMPQMEFGKVSMPWSLSRTLSQEARRG, encoded by the exons ATGTCGGGGCGCACTGTGGTCCTGCGGGGTGCAGGGATGCTGAGTACAGCAGAGCTGAGCTGCCAGGTGCGGGAAGAGAATAAGGCCCGGAGGGAGTGCTACACGGCGGAGTGGAGGGACCTCAGTCTGTCCAGCAGAGCTGAGAAGGG CTGTTCCATGAGAGAAGCTGATGACCATCAGAAGGAGACCTACACCAAGTGTCACGAGGTCCAATTCTTGGTTCAGAGGTCTCCCTGGAACATCATGAAGCTTGGTCATCTCGGTGAGGTGCAGACAGAGTACCACCTACCCTACCAGCGGGCCCTGCCCTTGCCTATCTTCAAACCTGTGAACCTGAGTGGCAAGACAGAGAGGGTGCCCACCCCTCAGGAGCTGCGCAGAATGATGGCATTCGAGAGGGCCTTGAGCCACCCGGGTGATGGTTTGTGCCGGAACAAGAAGACGATCTCAGAAATCACCAGGGATCTTCCTCAGGTTATTCAGATGCCACAAATGGAGTTTGGAAAGGTGTCTATGCCATGGTCCCTGTCCAGAACCTTGTCCCAGGAGGCCAGACGTGGCTAG